DNA sequence from the Streptomyces sp. MST-110588 genome:
CGCGACCTGGACGACATCCTGCGCCGCTGCGAGGAGACCGTCGCGCTCGGCGGCACCCAGATCATGTTCCAGGGCGGCCACCACCCCGACTACGGCGTCGAGTACTACGAGAAGCACTTCGCCGCGATCAAGAAGGCGTACCCGCAGCTCGTCATCCACTCCCTCGGCGCCTCCGAGGTCGAGCACATGGCCCGGATCTCCGGGGTCTCCGTCGAGGAGGCCATCGAGCGCATCCACGCCGCCGGCCTGGACTCCTTCGCGGGAGCCGGCGCCGAGCTGCTGCCGGAGCGCCCGCGCAAGGCCATCGCGCCGCTGAAGGAGTCCGGCGAGCGCTGGCTGGAGATCATGGAGACCGCGCACCGCCTGGGCGTGGAGTCGACGTCCACGATGCTCATGGGCACCGGCGAGACCAACGCCGAGCGGATCGAGCACCTGCGCATGATCCGCGACGTCCAGGACCGTACGGGCGGCTTCCGCGCCTTCATCCCGTACACCTACCAGCCCGAGAACAACCACCTGAAGGGCCAGACGCAGGCCACGATCTTCGAGTACCTGCGCATGATCGCCGTCGCCCGGCTCTTCCTGGACAACGTGGCCCACATCCAGGGCTCCTGGCTGACCGTCGGCAAGGAGGCCGGCCAGCTCTCGCTGCACTACGGGGCGGACGACCTCGGCTCGGTCATGCTGGAGGAGAACGTGGTCTCCTCGGCCGGCGCCAGGCACCGCTCCAACCGGATGGAGCTGATCGACCTCATCCGCAAGGCGGGCCGCGTCCCGGCGCAGCGCGCCACGACATACGAGCACCTCGTCGTGCACGACGACCCGGCGAACGACCCGGTCGACGACCGCGTCGTCTCCCACCTCTCCTCCACGGCGATCGACGGCGGGACGGCCCACCCCGAGCTGAAGCTCGTGGACGCCAACTGAGCCCCGCGTGCTGACGCTCCACCACGTACACGCGGTCCTGCGCACCGACGCCGGGACCGCCGGGCGCGCGGACACGGATGCGGACGCGCTCGTCGTCTCCGGCGACCGCGTCGCGGCCGTCGGCCCGTACGAGGACCTGTCGGCGGCGTACGGGGACCGCGCCCGCGTCCGTACGTGGGACGGGGTACTGACCCCCGGCCGCCACGAACCGGACGGCGCGGCCTTCCTGGAGGCCGCCTACCACCCCGACCCGCGCGAGGCCGACGAGTTGGGCACGGCCCCTGTGACGGGCGAGGCGCTCACCGCCCTCGGCATGACCGACACCCGGTGGGGCGCCAGCGCCCGCCGGGGCGTGCAAAGGCTCCTCACCACAGGCACGACATCACTCTCGGGCCCGTTCACCCACCCCGCCGTCCGCACCGCCGTCGCCCGCTCCGGCCTCCGCGACCGGCCCCTCCCCCAGCCCCTGGCCGTCGGCTCTCCTGCCGATTTCGCGGTCTTCACCGAGGACGGCACCTGCCTGGCCACGGTCCTCGGCGGCCGACTGGTGTACCGGCGGCGCTGAACCGTCAACGCCGATATCCCGCGACCGTCACTTCGGGTGATGCGCCGTCGTATCCAGGACCGTCTTCCGTACTCGCGTCCACACTCGCGTCCATGGGAGCAGTGATGAGCACCGACGGGCGGCCGGCGGAGGCGACTCCGGAGACCTGGATGCACCCTCCTGGAGGGCGTTGGACGTATGACCAGGTGAAGGACTTGGATCTGCCCTTCGACTGGGAACTCGTGGACGGAGTGATCTCGGTTCGGGGGATGACTCCATGGTGGCACGACCAAGTGCGGGACCAATTGCTTTTCCGGTTCAGATCGACCGTTGCCGGACCGGCTCACTGGGCCAACATCGCGCGCTGCGTCATGCTGGACGACTTCAATGTGGTCAAGCCCGATCTCGTCGTCTTCGACCTCCGCGGCCTGGACCCCCTGACCTTGGAATGCACGCCGGCCGACAAGGTGAGACTCGCGGTGGAAGTGACGGCCCCCGGTTCGGCGGTCGATGACCGGACCCGTAAACCGGCGCTGTTCGCGGCGGCGGGGGTGCCGTACTTCTGGCGGGTGGAGCGGGGGGAGGACGATTTCCCCGAGGTGCACGAGTTCTGGCTGAGCCGTGACGTGGGCGTCTATGTTCCCGCCCCTGAGCACCCTCGCCATATGGACAAGCTGGAGACCGACCGTCCCTTCCCCATCAGC
Encoded proteins:
- the mqnC gene encoding cyclic dehypoxanthinyl futalosine synthase translates to MTENADLQSVLDRAAQGGRITPQEALDLYRSAPLHALGSAADAVRRRRYAGTEHIATYIIERNINYTNVCVTACRFCAFYAAPKDTAKGWTRDLDDILRRCEETVALGGTQIMFQGGHHPDYGVEYYEKHFAAIKKAYPQLVIHSLGASEVEHMARISGVSVEEAIERIHAAGLDSFAGAGAELLPERPRKAIAPLKESGERWLEIMETAHRLGVESTSTMLMGTGETNAERIEHLRMIRDVQDRTGGFRAFIPYTYQPENNHLKGQTQATIFEYLRMIAVARLFLDNVAHIQGSWLTVGKEAGQLSLHYGADDLGSVMLEENVVSSAGARHRSNRMELIDLIRKAGRVPAQRATTYEHLVVHDDPANDPVDDRVVSHLSSTAIDGGTAHPELKLVDAN
- a CDS encoding Uma2 family endonuclease, with amino-acid sequence MGAVMSTDGRPAEATPETWMHPPGGRWTYDQVKDLDLPFDWELVDGVISVRGMTPWWHDQVRDQLLFRFRSTVAGPAHWANIARCVMLDDFNVVKPDLVVFDLRGLDPLTLECTPADKVRLAVEVTAPGSAVDDRTRKPALFAAAGVPYFWRVERGEDDFPEVHEFWLSRDVGVYVPAPEHPRHMDKLETDRPFPISIDLTSLLEL